TTCGGGTCCGTGAAGACGGTGACGTAGTTCTCCAGCCCGATCCAGGATTCCTGGCCGAACCCCGAGGCGTCGGTGAAGGACAGCCGCAGCGCCGACAGCGCCGGGACGAACACGAAGGCGATGATGACAGCCAGGGCCGGGGCAAGGAACGCCGTCGCCCGCAACGCCCGGCCACGATCGTGGCGGGCGATCTGGCCGGAGCGGTCCGGTGGCGGGCCACCGAGGCGCTTCGGCGCCCGGTAGGCCGGTTGCACAGTGGTCATGAGATCTCCAAGAACTCCGGTGGTGCCGGGCAGGGCCCGGCACCACCAGCGGGATGCGTCACTCGAACCGGGAGAGGATGTCGGCGACCGACTCCGCCGTCTCGGTGGTCGCCGGCGCCAGGTCGCCGCCCTGGGTGACGGTGGTGTTGAGCGTGGACAGCTCGGCGTTGACGTCCGTCAGCCCGCCCGGGACCCCGTAGAGCCGGATGTAGGAGTTCTCCGTGTGGTCGATCATCGTGCCGACGAACGGGGTGTCACCGATCTGCTCAGCGGTGATGTCGGTGCGGTTGGGCGGGTAGTAGGACTCCTGCGCCCACAGCACCTGGGAGTCGTGGGCGTTGTAGTAGCGCAGGAACGCCTCCGCGCCGGCCGCGGTCTGCTCGTCGGCCTGGGAGGTGAGCCACCAGTAGTTGGCCGCTGCCTGGGTGGCCACACCCTCGGGGCCGGCCGGCATCTCGAAGACGTCGATGTCCAGGCCCACACTCTCGGCTCCGGTGATGATCCACGGGCCGATGACGGTCATCGCGGCCTTACCGGCCTTGAACAGGTCGACCGCCTCCGGGAGAGTGATGTTCGTCGGGCCCCAGTTGCCCTCGTAGGCGTCCTGCCACCACTGCAGGGTCTCGATGTTCTGCGGGGTGTCGAGTGTGACCTCACCGTCGCTGTAGACGGCGCCGCCACCGGCCTCGAGGAAGGTCGGCAGGAAGGTGCCGTCGGCGTCGGGCAGGGCCAGGCCGTAGATCTCCGGTTCGCCGTCACCGTTCTCGTCCACGGTGAGCTCCTCGGCGAGGTCGATCCACTCCTCCCACGTGGTGGGTACGTCCTCCTCGGTGATGCCCGCCTCGGCGAACATCTCGGTGTTGTACCAGACCGAGAACGGACCGTACGCCATCGGGACGGCGTACTGGGCGCCATCGAAGGTCACGTAGTCGACCACGTGCGGGTAGTAGGTCTCGGTCTCGTTCTCGGCGTTCTCGTAGAAGGAGTCCATCGGCACGAAGACACCCTGGTTGGCGTAGCCCTCCCCCTCGGCGGCCGGCTGGACCACCAGGTCGGGGCCGTTGCCGGCGGAGACGGCCGGCAGGAGCTTGTCGGTGATGACGTTCCAGGGGTTGACCTCCACCGAGATCTCGAACTCGTCCTGGGAGGCGTTGAACTCCTCGGCGAGCTGGTTGACCACGTCGCCGTCGGCCTCGGTGAAGCCGTGCCAGACGCTGACGGTGGTGGTCTCGCCACCGCCACCGGAGTCACCCGTGTCGGTGCCTGAGGAGCAGGCGGCGAGAGTGAGGGCGGCCGCGGTGCCGGCGGCGAGCAGGATGCTGCGTCGGTGCAGTCTCGAAGGGGACATCGTCGTTCTCCTTGTCGGTAGTACATCGGTGTATGAAGGGAGCCGATGCGAGGGAAGTGGGAGGGGGAGGCGTGTGCCTGCTAGGGGGCGGCGACGGCGGGAATCGCCGACGCTACCGGCCGCGTCATCGCGTGGAAACCCTTCGTCAGGTCGTTAGTACATCGGTGTACTACGGGAGATTACGCAGGAGATGCGCGGTGGTCAACCCCGCTCAGGTCACCGATCCATCACGATCCGAACCGCTACCGGGTGGATTCGCGGAGCACCAACGTCGCCGGCACCTCGATCGACCACCGTTCGGTCCCCGATTCAGCCGTCCCGTTCCCAGCAGCAGCCTCGGCGCCGTGGATGCTCCGCAACCTCCGCACGATCATGCCGACCGCCAGTTCCGCCAGCTGGGCGCGATCGACGTCGACCGTGCTCAGGGCGGGAACGCTGTACTGGGCGTCGTCGATGTTGTCGAAGCCCATCACCTGCACGTCCTCCGGCACCCGTCGCCCGCTGCGGAGCACCTCGGTCAGGGCACCGAGAGCGAGGGTGTCGTTGAAACCGAACACCGCATCGAAGCGGACACCGCGCGTGCTCAGATCCCGGATGGCAGCGGCGCCGGCCGCCTTGCTCCAGCCGTCGGTGGCCTGGATGAGCCGGTCGTCGACGTCGATCCCGTGGCGCTCCAGCGACTCGAGGTAGCCACGAGTGCGCTCACCCTCGGCTCCCACCTCAGCGCCGCGATCGGCGCCCAGGGCGACGATCCTTCGTGCTCCGCGCGAGATGAGGTGGTCGACCACGAGCTCCGCCCCGCGCGCGTTCGCCATGTACACCTGATCGACGTCGTCCGTGATGCGATGGTCCCCGAGCACCACCACGGGAAACCCCGGCGGCGCCGAGTCGGAGACCACGTCGCCGTGTCCGACCGGAGCCACGATCGCGCCGTCCACCAGGTGGGTGTGCGATCCCACCAGGTGTTCCACGGCCACATGCTCGGAGGGCTCGACCTGCTCGATGATCACCTTGAGACCGGCTTTCGCGGCCTCGCGGATGACATCGTCAGCGAGCTCGGCGAAATAGTGGTGCCGAAGCTCCGGCAGTGCGAGGCCGATCAGGCCCGTCCGGTTGGTCCGGAGCTTGCGCGCCGTGACGTTGAGCCGGTACCCCAGCTCGGCCATGGCAGCCTCCACCTGCGCCCGCGTCTCGGGCCGGATGTAGGGGTAGGTGTTGTTGACGACGTTCGAGACCGTCTTCACCGACACCCCGGCGAGTTTGGCGACGTCGCGCATTGTGGCGGGCATGGGGCTCCCTTCGCGCCTGAGCCGATCGTAGATCCTCCCAGGCACTCCGTTCGCCCACCACGCATACCGTCACCACGACCACCCGGGGGGTCAGAAGGGGTCGGTGGGTCAGGCCCCCGCGGTCATCCGGTAGTACATCTGGTTCCACCGCAGCTCACGCTGGAAGGCCCGCACCGTCGTCGAGGCGTCGATGAGCGCCAGCTCGGTGCGGGAGATCTCGGCGAAGTCCTCGAACACCTCGGTGCCCACCTGCGTGGTCAGCACCGTGTGGTGCGCGCCCCCGGCGGTCAGCCAGGCCCGCGCGGAGGTGGTGAAGTCCGGGCGCGGCACCCAGACCGCACGCGCCACCGGCAGGTTCGGCAGCTCGGCGTCGGGGCCCACGATGTCCACCTCGTTGGCCACCAGCCGGAACCGCTCGCGCATGTCGCTCAGCGCCACCACCAGTCCCTCGCCGATGTCGGTGTCGAACACCAGCCGCACCGGGTCCTCCCGGTCGCCGATACCGAGCGGGTGAATCTCCAGCCGCGGCTTGGACGTGGTCAGCGACGGGCAGATCTCGAGCATGTGCGCCCCGAGAATCTTCTCCTGGCCCGGGGTCAGCTCGTAGGTGTAGTCCTCCATCAGCGAGGCACCACCGGGCAGGCCGTGGCCCATCACCTTGGCCAGGCGCACCAGGATCGCGGTCTTCCAGTCGCCCTCGGCACCGAAGCCGTAGCCGGCCGCCATCAACCGCTGCACGGCCAGCCCCGGCAACTGCCGGAGCCCGCCCAGGTCCTCGAAGTTCGTCGTGAACGCCGCGAAGCCCCCGGACTCCAGGAACGAGCGCATCCCGGCCTCCTGCCGGGCGCCGTAGCGCAGGGACTCGTGCCGCTCGCCCCCGGGCCGGAGCTCGTCGGCCACGTCGTAGGCGTCCAGGTACTCCTCGATCAACGAATCGACCACGGAGTCCTCGACCGCGTCCACCACTGCGACCAGGTCGTTCACGCCCCAGGTGTTCACCGAGACGCCGAACCGCAGCTCGGCCTCGGTCTTGTCGCCCTCGGTCACGGCCACATTGCGCATGTTGTCGCCGAAGCGGGCGAGCTTCATCCCGCTCAGGGCGGCCCACCCGACGGCGGCCCTCGCCCAGGTGCCGACCTGCGCCTGCACGTCGGGCGTGCTGGCGTGGCCCACCACGATCTTGCGCGCCACCCCGAGGCGGGTGGCGATGTAGCCGAACTCCCGGTCGCCGTGGGCGGCCTGGTTCAGGTTCATGAAGTCCATGTCGATGTCCGACCACGGCAGCTCCATCCCGGCCTGCGTGTGCAGGTGCAGCAGCGGGGTGCGCAGCGCGTCCAGGCCGGTGATCCACATCTTCGCCGGGGAGAAGGTGTGCATCCAGGTGATCACGCCGACGCAGTTGTCGTCAGCATTAGCCTCCAGCGCCGCCCGGCGGATGGACGCGGTGTCCTTGAGCACCGGCTTCCACACGATCCGCACCGGCACCTCGGAGGACTCCTCCAGATGGCGGGCCACCTCCTGGGACTGCTCGGCCACCTGCTGCAAGGTCTCGTCGCCGTAGAGGTCCTGGCTACCGGTGAGGAACCAGATCTCGCGGCCTGCGAAGGGGTTGTCCATGGGTCAGTCCTTCCCGCCCTCGGCGCGCTGGCCGTAGACGTTCTGGTAGCGATCGAAGAGGGAGTCGATGTGCTCGGCGGCGATGGGCTGCACCCCGCCGAGCTGCTGGGCGATGTGGACGGTGCGGGCGACGTCCTCGCACATCACGGCCGCCTTGACGGCGTCCTTGGCGTCGGTGCCGATGGTGAAGGGCCCGTGGTTGGCCATCAGCACCGCCTTGGAGCGGCTGGTGCGCAGCGTCTCCACGATGCCCTGACCGATGGAGTCGTCGCCGATCAGCGCGAACGGGCCGACCGGGATCTCCCCGCCGAACTCATCACCCATCATCGTGATCACGCACGGGATGGGCTCGTTCCGGGCGGCCCACGCGGTGGCGTAGGTGGAGTGGGTATGCACCACGCCGCCCACCTCGGCCATGTGCCGGTAGACGTAGGCGTGCGCGGCGGTGTCGGAGGAGGGCGTGAGGTGGTCGGGGGTGCCGTCGTCGATCTTGGTGCCGTCCAGGGTGCAGACCACCATCGACTCCGGCGTCAGGTCGTCGTAGGAGACACCGGACGGCTTGATGACGAACAGCTCCACCTCGGAGGAACGCACGCGCTCGGAGACATTGCCGGCAGTCCAGATGACCAGCTCGTAGCGCACGAGCTCGGCGTGCAGCCGGGCCACGCGCTCGCGAGTCGCGGCCACCTCGGCCTGGACGGCCGCGGGCATGTCGGCGAGGACAGGTGTGCTCTCACTCATGCGAGCTCCTCCGGAACGGTCAGGGCCGGTGCGGCGGTCTCGGCGGCGTTGCTCGCCTCCCAGGCCTGGCGGCGGATGGTCTTGAGCCGCTTCATCACGTCGTTCTCGCCGCGGCCGAAGTAGTCGTGCAGGCGGGTGTACTCGGTGAAGAGCGCGTCGTAGGCAGCGGTGGCCTCGGGGTCCGGCTGGTAGGCGCCCACCACGCGGTGGCCCATCGAGGCAGCAGCGGTACGCACGTCCGGGTAGGCGCCCGCGGCCACGGCCGCGTGGATGGCCGATCCCACCGCAGGACCCTGCTCGGAGGTGATGGTGCTCAGCGGCAGGCCGGTCACATCGGCATACATCTGCATCAGGAAGCGGTTCTTCAGCAGCCCGCCGGCCACGACGAGCTCGTTGATCGCCACCCCGGAGGAGGTGAACGCGTCGATGATGGTGCGGGTGCCGAAGGCCGTCGACTCCAGTAGCGCCCGGTAGATGTCCTCGGGGCGGGTGGCCAGCGTCTGGCCGAGGATCAGGCCGGAGAGCTCGGTGTCCACCAGCACCGACCGGTTGCCTCCGTGCCAGTCCAGTGCCACCAGCCCGTGGCCGCCGATGGGCTGCTTCTCGGCGAGCTCGGTGAGGTAGGCATGGGTGGAGATTCCCCGGCGCTGCGCCTCGGCCGTGTACTCGGCGGGCACCCCGGTGGAGACGAACCAGCCGAAGATGTCCCCGACGCCGCTCTGCCCGGCCTCGTAGCCGTAGGTGCCGGAGATGACGCCGCCGTCGACCACCCCGCACATGCCGGGCACCTCGTGCAGCTCGTCGCTGGTGACCACATGGCAGGTGGAGGTGCCCATGATCAGGGTGAGCTGGCCGCCGTCGACGGCGTTCGCGGCCGGCAGGGTGACGTGGGCGTCCACGTTCCCCGCAGCCACGGCGATGCCCTCCGGCAACCCCGTCCAGGCGGCCGCCTCGGCCGTGAGGCGCCCGACGGCGTCCCCCAGCTGGGCGATCGGAGCCTCCAGCTTGTCGCGCACGAACCCGCCGAAATCGGGGTTGAGCGCGGTCAGGAAGTCCTCGCCCGGGTGGGCGCCGTCCTGATGGATGCCCTTGTATCCGACGGTGCAGGCATTGCGCGCGTAGGAGCCGCCGAGCTGCCAGACGATCCAGTCCGCAGCCTCGACCCAGTGGTCCATGGCGTCGTAGATCTCACGGTCCTCCTCGAGCAGCTGCAGCCCCTTGGCGAACTGCCACTCGGAGGAGATGAGGCCGCCGTAGCGCGGCAGCCAGGCCTCGCCCCGCTCACGGGCTACGGCGTTGATGCGGTCGGCATGCGACTGCGCCGCGTGGTGCTTCCACAGCTTGACGTAGGCGTGCGGACGATCGGCGAACTGCTCCAGCTCGCACAGCGGCGTCCCGTCCGCGCCCACCGGGATCATCGTGCAGGCGGTGAAGTCGGTGGCGATGCCGATGACTTGGCCCGGGTCGATGCCGGCCTCATGCACGGCGCGCGGCACGGCCTCGCGCAGGACGTCGACATAGTCCGCGGGAACCTGCAGCGCCCACTCGGGGGGCAGGTCGGCGTTCGTCGCGGAGGCGGTGAGGGTGCGGTCCATCACGGCGTGGCCGTAGGCGTGCTCGGCACTGCCGAGCTCGGCGCCGTCACGGGTGCGGACGACGACCGCCCGGCCGGAGAGCGTGCCGAAGTCCACACCGATGGTGTAGGTGTCCTGCTCAGTCATGGCGATCCTCGGGTCGGCGGTGAGTCCCACGTCGATGTTAGCGCTCACAACTGAGGGGCGCCAGCCCTGGCGCCACCATCGTGGGCTCAGCCCGCGACGGTGCGGGCCGGCCCCGTGCTCGCGCGGACCCGGAGTTCGGGTGCCACCCGCGCAGGCGCCACCGCCTCCCCCCGCATCGCCCGGATGAGGACGTCCATCGCCTCGCGCCCGAGGGCCGAGAAGTCCTGGCGCACGGTGGTCAGCGGCGGGATGAAGTGGTCGGCGCCCTCGACGTCGTCGTAACCCACCACCGAGACCTCCTGCGGCACCCGCACGCCGGCATCGGCGAAGGCGTGCAGGACCCCCAGTGCGGTCTGGTCATTGGCCGCGAAGACGGCCTCGGGCAGATCCCCCACCAGCGCCCGGGCGGCGGCGTAGCCGGTGGCAGCGGTCCAGTCACCGGGGATGTCCGGTCGGGCCCGCACACCGGCGGCAGCGAGCTCGTCGTGCCAGGCAGCCCGCCGGGAGATGGCATCGAACCACTCCGGCGGGCCGGTGATGTGCACCAGATCCCGGTGCCCGAGCTCGAGCAGGTGGCGCGCGAGCAGCCGGGCACCGCCGGCCTGGTCCACCGAGAGGATGGGCGGATCGCCCTCGGCGGCACCCATCGCCGCCAGCAGCAGCACGGGGACGTGCGCGGAGGCGGCCCGGGCCGCCCCGGCGAACCGCTCGTCCGGGGCGATCACCACGATGCCCTCGACCGACTGATCCATGAAGGAGCCGAAGATCGCCGTCATCGCCTCGGCCGTGGGATCGGTCGCGGTGGCGACGCTGACGAAGTACCCCGCGCCACGCGCGGACTGCTCGAGCACCGCAAGCGTGGTGGCGGGGCCGAAGTGCAACGAGCCACTCGTGACGATGCCGATCGTGGCCGAGCGGCGGGTGACCAGCGCGCGGGCGGCGCTGTTGCGGCGATACCCCAGCTCGGCGATCGCGGCCAGCACCCGCTCGCGGGTCTGTGGGCGCACGTTGGGATGATCGTTGAGCACGCGCGAGACCGTCTGGTGGGAGACCCCGGCCACGCGAGCGACGTCACTCATGCCCGGTCGCTGCACTCTCACGCCGACCCCCACCTGCTCTCCTGACTCACTGTGGAGGGAGCCTAGTGCCGGCCCGCCTCCGTCCCCGCGCAGACCCTACGCGGCCGTGGTGAGGGCTGCGCGCACGGGAGCGGGATCGGGGTTGGTGAAGGCCTCGCCGTCGATCACGACGGTGGGCACGGTCTCGTTGCCGCTGTTGACGGACCGGACGTAGGCGGCCGCCTCGGGATCGGCCCAGATGTTGACCCAGATCGCCTCCGAGCGTGCCTGTCCGAGCCGGCGGCGAAGCCCGGAGCAGTAGGGGCAGCCGGGCCGCCAGTAGATGACCACCCGGCGGGCCGGATCGGCCCGGGTGAGCTCGGTGGCGACCGCGTGCGTGGTGCCGGCACCGCGGCCGGGGTAGGTCCACCAGCCGTAGACGGCGACCAAGGTCACCACGGGGATCATCAGCCACCAGGAGATGTCGGCCACGATGAACCCGGCCATCGTGGCCATCAGGAGGACGAGGGCGAGCCACAGGATCCGCGAGCGCATGCCTTCAGCATCCCCGCCGGTGACCCTCGGCGTCATCCCCCGCGTGGGGGATCCGCGGTCGGTGACCGGATCGACACGGATACGTCGGGCGCAGGGCTGCTAGCCCCTCGGCCCGACGTAGCCGTGTCGGTCCGGTGAGGAGTCAGGCGGCGGCGAGGTAGGCGTCGATCTGGTTGATCGCCAGCGTGGCGCCTTCCTCCACGCCCATGTCGAGGACCTGCTGCAGCGCCTCGGCCGAGGCGTAGGTGCTGGTGTAGACGGCGCGCGTGCCGCCGTCGGTCGCGGCGAAGCGGTAGACGTTCTCCGAGACGGGAGCGGTGTCGACGGGGTTGAGGTCGGCGTCGGCGAAGCCGTCCCGGAACGTGAACGAGTGCGGCTCGTCGACCTCGTCGATCTCCCACCAGCCGCCGAACTTCTCCCCGTCCGGCCCGGTCATGTAGTAGGTCACTCGCGCACCGGGGGTGAGGGAGTGGTCCACGAACGTCGCCGGGTGCGTCGGCGGGCCCCACACCTGCTCGAGCTTGCGCGGGTCGGCGTAGATGCCCCAGACCTGCTCGGGCGGCGCCGCGAAGTCGGCGGTGATGGTGATGGTGCGGCTGTCCATGTCCTTCTGGACGTCGGTGACAGGCATGTCAGTGCTCCTTGGTGGGATCGGCGCTGAGATCGGGGGTGGTGCCGGTCCGGTGGTCGGTGGCGAGCAGCTCGTCCATCCGGGAGATGCGGCCGCGCCAGATCTGCTCGATCTCGGAGAGCATGGAACCGACGGAGCGGACCGCGTCGATGTCGCCGGTCGCGAGCGCCTCGCGACCGACACGGCGCTTGCTGAGGAGGCCGGCTCGCTCGAGCACGGCCACGTGCTTCTGAACCGCGGCGAAGCTCATGTCGTACTTGTGAGCCAGCGCCGAGACCGAGTGCTCCCCGGCCAGCACGCGACGCACGATGTCGCGGCGGGTCCGGTCGGCCAGCGCATGGAAGAGGGCATCTGCCCTGTCCTCGTCCGCACTCCCGGTCATGAGTACAACCTACAACCATTCAGTTGTAGGTTTCAAGAGGGTCGGCCCCGCTTTCTCGCGATCGGCACCGCCACCACGCACGAACGCCGGGAGCAGGACTTCCTGCTCCCGGCGTCCGGGTGTTCACTGCGGGGCGCCTGCCCGCCGCGACCTGGTCGGATCACGACGGCGGATCACCCCGCACGATCAGCGGGGCGAGCCCGGGCTGGTGGCACGGCGGGGGCCGCGACGACGGCGCGGGGCACCGGCCCCACGCTCGCCCTCGTTGCGACGGGCTCCGCCGTCGGCCCCACCGCGCGCGGGGCGGGAGCCGGCGTCGGATCCGCTACGTGCGGGGCGAGGGCCGCCGTCGGCCGCCGTGCGCGAGAGGCGAGGCGCACCCTCGGAGGTGTGGCGCAGCTGGCCCGTAGCCGGCTGCCCCGAGCGGGACTGGCCCGAACGCGACTGCTCGGACCGGGACTGGCCCGAACGGGCGCCCGCACCGGAGCGCTGCTGACCGGAGGCCCCGCCGCCGGAGCGGCCCCGGCCGCGTCCGCGGCCACCACCCTGGCCCTGACCCTTGCCGGGAGCCGACGGCGCAGGCTTGCGCGCCGCGGCGTCGGGCGCCTGCTCCGGGGTCACCCGGGGCGCCACCTCGCCGACCAGACCGGCCACAACGGCCGCCTCCGGCCGGCTGGGCTGGGCGGTGATCTTGGCTGCCCGCAGCAGCTGGCGGACGTCATTGCGCTGCTCGGGCAGCATGATCGTCACCACGGCGCCGCCGGAGCCGGCGCGGGCGGTGCGCCCGGAGCGGTGCAGGTAGGCCTTGTGCTCGGCCGGAGGGTCCACGTGGGCGACGAGGTCGATGTCGTCGACGTGGATGCCACGAGCGGCGATGTCGGTGGCCACGAGCACCTTCACGGCGCCGGTGGAGAACGCGTCCAGGTTCCGCTCCCGGGCGTTCTGGGAGAGGTTGCCGTGCAGGTCCACCGCGGGGATGCCGCTCGAGGTCAACTGCCGGGCGAGCTTGCGCGCCTGGTGCTTGGTGCGCGTGAAGAACAACCGGCGGGTGAGGCCCGAGGCGAGCTGCTCGACGAGGTCACGCTTGGCGCCCGCGTCCGAGACCTCCAGGATGTGGTGGGTCATCGCCGTCACCGGCGAGGAGGAGGGGTCCACCGAGTGCGTGAGCGGGTTGGTCAGGTAGCGCTTGACGAGGATGTCCACGCCGTTGTCGAGAGTGGCCGAGAACAGCATCCGCTGACCACCGCGGGGAGTGGCGTCCAGGATCCGCTTCACGGCGGGCAGGAAGCCGAGGTCGGCCATGTGGTCGGCCTCGTCCAGCACGGTGATCTCGACGGCGTCCAGGCGCAGGTGCCCCTGGCCCTTGAGGTCTTCGAGGCGGCCCGGGCAGGCGATCAGGATGTCGACGCCGCGGCGCAGCGCCTCGACCTGCTTGCCCTGGCCCACGCCGCCGAAGATGACGGTGTGGCGCAGGCCGGCGGCCTCAGCGAGC
Above is a window of Ruania suaedae DNA encoding:
- the araB gene encoding ribulokinase, whose amino-acid sequence is MTEQDTYTIGVDFGTLSGRAVVVRTRDGAELGSAEHAYGHAVMDRTLTASATNADLPPEWALQVPADYVDVLREAVPRAVHEAGIDPGQVIGIATDFTACTMIPVGADGTPLCELEQFADRPHAYVKLWKHHAAQSHADRINAVARERGEAWLPRYGGLISSEWQFAKGLQLLEEDREIYDAMDHWVEAADWIVWQLGGSYARNACTVGYKGIHQDGAHPGEDFLTALNPDFGGFVRDKLEAPIAQLGDAVGRLTAEAAAWTGLPEGIAVAAGNVDAHVTLPAANAVDGGQLTLIMGTSTCHVVTSDELHEVPGMCGVVDGGVISGTYGYEAGQSGVGDIFGWFVSTGVPAEYTAEAQRRGISTHAYLTELAEKQPIGGHGLVALDWHGGNRSVLVDTELSGLILGQTLATRPEDIYRALLESTAFGTRTIIDAFTSSGVAINELVVAGGLLKNRFLMQMYADVTGLPLSTITSEQGPAVGSAIHAAVAAGAYPDVRTAAASMGHRVVGAYQPDPEATAAYDALFTEYTRLHDYFGRGENDVMKRLKTIRRQAWEASNAAETAAPALTVPEELA
- a CDS encoding DEAD/DEAH box helicase — translated: MPETLSFAALGVPNALVRTLTDRGITEPFPIQSATLRDTLAGRDVLGRGRTGSGKTLAFALPLVARLSEGRRPASGAPRGLVLAPTRELASQIAETIAPLAEAAGLRHTVIFGGVGQGKQVEALRRGVDILIACPGRLEDLKGQGHLRLDAVEITVLDEADHMADLGFLPAVKRILDATPRGGQRMLFSATLDNGVDILVKRYLTNPLTHSVDPSSSPVTAMTHHILEVSDAGAKRDLVEQLASGLTRRLFFTRTKHQARKLARQLTSSGIPAVDLHGNLSQNARERNLDAFSTGAVKVLVATDIAARGIHVDDIDLVAHVDPPAEHKAYLHRSGRTARAGSGGAVVTIMLPEQRNDVRQLLRAAKITAQPSRPEAAVVAGLVGEVAPRVTPEQAPDAAARKPAPSAPGKGQGQGGGRGRGRGRSGGGASGQQRSGAGARSGQSRSEQSRSGQSRSGQPATGQLRHTSEGAPRLSRTAADGGPRPARSGSDAGSRPARGGADGGARRNEGERGAGAPRRRRGPRRATSPGSPR
- a CDS encoding extracellular solute-binding protein produces the protein MSPSRLHRRSILLAAGTAAALTLAACSSGTDTGDSGGGGETTTVSVWHGFTEADGDVVNQLAEEFNASQDEFEISVEVNPWNVITDKLLPAVSAGNGPDLVVQPAAEGEGYANQGVFVPMDSFYENAENETETYYPHVVDYVTFDGAQYAVPMAYGPFSVWYNTEMFAEAGITEEDVPTTWEEWIDLAEELTVDENGDGEPEIYGLALPDADGTFLPTFLEAGGGAVYSDGEVTLDTPQNIETLQWWQDAYEGNWGPTNITLPEAVDLFKAGKAAMTVIGPWIITGAESVGLDIDVFEMPAGPEGVATQAAANYWWLTSQADEQTAAGAEAFLRYYNAHDSQVLWAQESYYPPNRTDITAEQIGDTPFVGTMIDHTENSYIRLYGVPGGLTDVNAELSTLNTTVTQGGDLAPATTETAESVADILSRFE
- a CDS encoding glutaredoxin domain-containing protein, with translation MRSRILWLALVLLMATMAGFIVADISWWLMIPVVTLVAVYGWWTYPGRGAGTTHAVATELTRADPARRVVIYWRPGCPYCSGLRRRLGQARSEAIWVNIWADPEAAAYVRSVNSGNETVPTVVIDGEAFTNPDPAPVRAALTTAA
- a CDS encoding LacI family DNA-binding transcriptional regulator; the encoded protein is MPATMRDVAKLAGVSVKTVSNVVNNTYPYIRPETRAQVEAAMAELGYRLNVTARKLRTNRTGLIGLALPELRHHYFAELADDVIREAAKAGLKVIIEQVEPSEHVAVEHLVGSHTHLVDGAIVAPVGHGDVVSDSAPPGFPVVVLGDHRITDDVDQVYMANARGAELVVDHLISRGARRIVALGADRGAEVGAEGERTRGYLESLERHGIDVDDRLIQATDGWSKAAGAAAIRDLSTRGVRFDAVFGFNDTLALGALTEVLRSGRRVPEDVQVMGFDNIDDAQYSVPALSTVDVDRAQLAELAVGMIVRRLRSIHGAEAAAGNGTAESGTERWSIEVPATLVLRESTR
- the araA gene encoding L-arabinose isomerase translates to MDNPFAGREIWFLTGSQDLYGDETLQQVAEQSQEVARHLEESSEVPVRIVWKPVLKDTASIRRAALEANADDNCVGVITWMHTFSPAKMWITGLDALRTPLLHLHTQAGMELPWSDIDMDFMNLNQAAHGDREFGYIATRLGVARKIVVGHASTPDVQAQVGTWARAAVGWAALSGMKLARFGDNMRNVAVTEGDKTEAELRFGVSVNTWGVNDLVAVVDAVEDSVVDSLIEEYLDAYDVADELRPGGERHESLRYGARQEAGMRSFLESGGFAAFTTNFEDLGGLRQLPGLAVQRLMAAGYGFGAEGDWKTAILVRLAKVMGHGLPGGASLMEDYTYELTPGQEKILGAHMLEICPSLTTSKPRLEIHPLGIGDREDPVRLVFDTDIGEGLVVALSDMRERFRLVANEVDIVGPDAELPNLPVARAVWVPRPDFTTSARAWLTAGGAHHTVLTTQVGTEVFEDFAEISRTELALIDASTTVRAFQRELRWNQMYYRMTAGA
- a CDS encoding L-ribulose-5-phosphate 4-epimerase; this translates as MSESTPVLADMPAAVQAEVAATRERVARLHAELVRYELVIWTAGNVSERVRSSEVELFVIKPSGVSYDDLTPESMVVCTLDGTKIDDGTPDHLTPSSDTAAHAYVYRHMAEVGGVVHTHSTYATAWAARNEPIPCVITMMGDEFGGEIPVGPFALIGDDSIGQGIVETLRTSRSKAVLMANHGPFTIGTDAKDAVKAAVMCEDVARTVHIAQQLGGVQPIAAEHIDSLFDRYQNVYGQRAEGGKD
- a CDS encoding SRPBCC family protein, whose product is MPVTDVQKDMDSRTITITADFAAPPEQVWGIYADPRKLEQVWGPPTHPATFVDHSLTPGARVTYYMTGPDGEKFGGWWEIDEVDEPHSFTFRDGFADADLNPVDTAPVSENVYRFAATDGGTRAVYTSTYASAEALQQVLDMGVEEGATLAINQIDAYLAAA
- a CDS encoding LacI family DNA-binding transcriptional regulator, with translation MSDVARVAGVSHQTVSRVLNDHPNVRPQTRERVLAAIAELGYRRNSAARALVTRRSATIGIVTSGSLHFGPATTLAVLEQSARGAGYFVSVATATDPTAEAMTAIFGSFMDQSVEGIVVIAPDERFAGAARAASAHVPVLLLAAMGAAEGDPPILSVDQAGGARLLARHLLELGHRDLVHITGPPEWFDAISRRAAWHDELAAAGVRARPDIPGDWTAATGYAAARALVGDLPEAVFAANDQTALGVLHAFADAGVRVPQEVSVVGYDDVEGADHFIPPLTTVRQDFSALGREAMDVLIRAMRGEAVAPARVAPELRVRASTGPARTVAG
- a CDS encoding ArsR/SmtB family transcription factor; the encoded protein is MTGSADEDRADALFHALADRTRRDIVRRVLAGEHSVSALAHKYDMSFAAVQKHVAVLERAGLLSKRRVGREALATGDIDAVRSVGSMLSEIEQIWRGRISRMDELLATDHRTGTTPDLSADPTKEH